TAGCTATGTATGTAGACACTAAAATTGAATTTATTCCGGCTAGCATAGCTTTTATTTTTCTTGTAATTCTAGGATACTTTGTTCGTAAAGGGCGTGAGTTAAAAGTTCTTCTTTTAGTATTATTTTCAATTGGATTATTAGGTTCTATACGTACTTTAATTTTTAATTTAACCAATTTTCCATTGAACGGAATTCTAAGTCTTTCTCAAATAATATTACAATTTTGGGCCGTAATTTTTCTATTTATGATTCCAAAGGAATTTGAAAGCATAAAAAGTAACGAATTTGAATTATGGCTTTCTGGCAAAAATGAAGAAGACACTCAAAAATAACAAATGAGAAAACCTGCAGAATGGATATAATGAAATAATAAAACTAAGCCTTCTAAAAATATAAACCAATGAAATTATTCAATTTTTCAAAAAACAAACCCGAAGATAACGAAGAAGACAGATTAGAAAATTACGCCGAAATGCTTAATTGCAAACTATTGTTTATCGATGAACCTAAAATAGATGGCGACAAAATTTTAGACGAATTAAAAAAGCATTTTGATAATGTAGAAAACGTCAGCAAAGACAAATCTTTTATATTTCAGTTTTCTGATTTTCAAATTGAACTGGCAGACGCGACAATTCCGGCGCAATGTCTTATTGCAGTTCCAGATGATGGGAAATTCGAAGTCGAAATTCCTGACACTGCTTTTCAGCAAAACTGGCATTGGCCTGAAGCGGAAGAAATGGTCCGAAATTGTAATTACGAAATATTAGTTACTGATTTTATGTCCAGAACTCTGCCTTATAAAGAAAGATTCAATTTGTATATGGAATTTTTAGCGGCAGTGACCAAAATAACACAGCCAAACGCTATTTATTCATTTCATGCAGAAAAAATAATAAATCCTGTTGAATTTATTGATGCCTGGGAAAGCGGACATAACTCAATTCTCGACATACTTTGCAATGTAAGATTATACAATATTTCTGATTCCGAAAATAATGAACTTATAATGGACAGCGTTGGGCTTCATTCTTTTGGACTTCCCGATTTTCAAATTAAATTCTCAGAATTCGAATTTGAGGCCAACGATATAGCAAATCTTCTCTGGAACTATGTTTATTATGTTTTTGAATATGGCGATGTAATAGAAAACGGAAATACTCTTGAAGGAACTGAAAGCGGGTCAAAATGGGTATGCGAACGAGAAATGGCAATAATTTTACCGGAACGCGTAGTACTTAATGTTCAGCCCGATTAGATTTTGATTGCGTATCAAAATATTGATACAATCATTCAATTAGAAAAACTTCCGGCCTAAAAAATTTCCGTATCTTGCATAGAACAAAAACGGCTGTCATGGTACAAAATATTGAAAACCTAATTCCGCATAGACCACCCTTCCTTTTTGTCGACGAAATACTATCTTATACAAAAGAGGAAATAATAGGCACTAAAACATTTGCAGAAAAAGACAATTGGCTAAAAGGAAGTTTTACTGATTTTGAATTTATTCCCGGCACTATTTTAATCGAAGCAATGGCACAATGCGGAGGCGCAGGAGTAAAGCTTTTAGGAGTAGCAGATGGTGTATTTGGTTTAGTAAGCATTGAAAATGCTGAGTTTTACAGTGGAGCAAAATTTGGTGATGAAATAAAATTTGTAGTAGAAAACATCCGCTTAAGCGAAAAAATAATCAAACAACAAGGAACTGCTTATATTGACAACAAACCCATTTTGAAAGCAGGCTGGATGTGTGTGAAAATTTCTTGAAATATTTTTTAAATAAAACTATTCTTACAAATAAAATTTATACTTTCGCAAAGAATTTATAGAATAGATATGGAAAATCACAATACTGAAGACTCAGTTTTTCAGGAAATACCAACAGAAAAAATTTATACAGAAAAACAAATTAGACTAGGAACCTTTTTTTGCGGTCCGTTAGTTGCCGGTTATTGTTTAGCAGAAAATTTTAAAGCTTTTGGTGATAAGGAAAAAGCAAAAAAAACTTGGTTAATTACAATTCTTTCTTCTTTCTTGGTCATTCTTCTTATATTTTCAATTCCCGAGAATATTAATATTCCAAACATTATTTTTCCAATTATTTATACTGGAATAGCTTCTTTCATTATAAAAAAATATCAAGAAAAAGATATCAAAAAGCATTTAGAAAATGGAGGTGAAACTTTTGGAGGCTGGAGAACAGTTTTGATTGGTCTTATTAGTTTAGCTGCATTTTGTTTAGTAATTATTGGTGCTTATATTTTATTAGACTTGGCTTTATAAAATTATTGTTAATTAACTTTGTCCGAAACATACCTTAAAATTGTCTTTTAAACACCTTAATCAATTGATTTTTAGATTGTAAATTTACTTTACTAATTTTATAAATCAATAAAAATGAGTGCTATAGATTTTACAACCGCATTATTAGTCGATCAATCTGCTCAGGAAGTTTTTAAAGCCGTTACCAATGTGCGAGGCTGGTGGTCAGAAGAAATTGAAGGCAATACAGCTAATTTAAATGATGAGTTTGATTATCATTACGAAGATATTCATCACTGCAAAGTACAATTAATCGAAGTAATTCCGAATCAGAAAATAGTCTGGCTCGTAAAAGAAAACTACTTTAAATTTACAGAAGACAAAACAGAATGGACAGGTACTAAACCCACTTTTGAAATTTCTGAAAAAGACGGAAAAACAGAACTTCGTTTTACACATTTCGGCTTAACTTCAGAATATGAATGTTTCGAAATTTGCCGCAACGCCTGGACAAACTACATTCAAAACAGCCTTAAAAAACTAATTGAAACCGGAAAAGGTGAACCAAACGCAACTGGAAAACCACAAACCGAAAACGAAAAGAAATTATCTCAAAATTAAAGTTTTGCCACAGATTAAAGGATTAACTTAGATTTTTTAATCCTTTTAATCCTTTTAATCTTTTTAATCTGTGGCAAAAAACCTTAGCATCTTACTAACTTAGAACCTTAGCCACTTTTAAGCTACAACAATCATAGATTTGACTACAGCTGTGTTTTTGATGTTCCGCAACTTTGTAATATCAAAAATTAGAACTTATGAAAATTATAATTACAGGTTCTTTAGGGAACATCAGCAAGCCATTAACGGCAGAATTAGTTCAAAAAGGACATTCGGTTACAGTTATTACAAGCAGTAACGAACGACAAAAAGAAATAGAAGTATTAGGCGCAAAAGCAGCTATTGGTTCTGTAAATGATTTGAGTTTTTTAACCCAGACCTTTACTGGTGCAGATGCCGTTTATTGCATGATTCCGCGTGCGAATTATTTTGATCCGAATTTGGATTTAGATGCATTTACCCGCAAAATCGGGAATAATTATGCAGAAGCTATTAAAAAATCTGGCGTAAAAAGAGTTGTATTTTTAAGCAGTATTGGTGCACATTTAAAAGAAAAATCAGGAATTATTCAGCGTTATAATGAAATCGAAAGCGTTTTAAACCAGCTTTCAGATGTTTCGATAACATTTATGCGTCCAACATCATTTTATTACAATTTGCTGGCTTACATTCCTTCAATCAAAAATCAGGGATTTATTGCGGCAAATTATGGAGCCGATTCTACAATTCCGTGGGTTTCTCCCAATGATATTGCCAGCGCTATTGCCGAAGAACTTACTACTCCGCTTGACGGCAAAAAAATTCGTTATGTAGCCAGCGAAGAATTAACCGGACACGAAACCGTAAAAATTCTGGGCGAAGCCATA
The sequence above is a segment of the Flavobacterium sp. genome. Coding sequences within it:
- a CDS encoding DUF4261 domain-containing protein, with the protein product MKLFNFSKNKPEDNEEDRLENYAEMLNCKLLFIDEPKIDGDKILDELKKHFDNVENVSKDKSFIFQFSDFQIELADATIPAQCLIAVPDDGKFEVEIPDTAFQQNWHWPEAEEMVRNCNYEILVTDFMSRTLPYKERFNLYMEFLAAVTKITQPNAIYSFHAEKIINPVEFIDAWESGHNSILDILCNVRLYNISDSENNELIMDSVGLHSFGLPDFQIKFSEFEFEANDIANLLWNYVYYVFEYGDVIENGNTLEGTESGSKWVCEREMAIILPERVVLNVQPD
- a CDS encoding 3-hydroxyacyl-ACP dehydratase FabZ family protein translates to MVQNIENLIPHRPPFLFVDEILSYTKEEIIGTKTFAEKDNWLKGSFTDFEFIPGTILIEAMAQCGGAGVKLLGVADGVFGLVSIENAEFYSGAKFGDEIKFVVENIRLSEKIIKQQGTAYIDNKPILKAGWMCVKIS
- a CDS encoding SRPBCC domain-containing protein encodes the protein MSAIDFTTALLVDQSAQEVFKAVTNVRGWWSEEIEGNTANLNDEFDYHYEDIHHCKVQLIEVIPNQKIVWLVKENYFKFTEDKTEWTGTKPTFEISEKDGKTELRFTHFGLTSEYECFEICRNAWTNYIQNSLKKLIETGKGEPNATGKPQTENEKKLSQN
- a CDS encoding NmrA family NAD(P)-binding protein, which translates into the protein MKIIITGSLGNISKPLTAELVQKGHSVTVITSSNERQKEIEVLGAKAAIGSVNDLSFLTQTFTGADAVYCMIPRANYFDPNLDLDAFTRKIGNNYAEAIKKSGVKRVVFLSSIGAHLKEKSGIIQRYNEIESVLNQLSDVSITFMRPTSFYYNLLAYIPSIKNQGFIAANYGADSTIPWVSPNDIASAIAEELTTPLDGKKIRYVASEELTGHETVKILGEAIGKPNLEWKLISDEETLNGLISVGMQPKIAKGLVEMYAALYNDTLGADYYANRPAQLGKTKMAEYAKEFAAIYNQK